A genomic segment from Chitinophaga flava encodes:
- the cmk gene encoding (d)CMP kinase: MKRIIITIDGYSSCGKSTLAKQMARKLDYVYIDSGAMYRAITLYFMQNRVDWASQPAVVAALADIHLEFLYNTLTGASEMHLNGENVEHLIREMLVAEKVSEVAAVKEVREFAVAQQKKMGTRKGIVMDGRDIGTVVFPHAELKIFMTADISIRVERRFKELYEKNKNISIEEVKENLELRDYIDANREISPLRKAEDAIILDNSQLSREEQMDLVMQWVEDAIMAHTS, from the coding sequence TTGAAAAGAATAATTATCACGATAGATGGCTACTCCTCTTGTGGCAAAAGTACATTGGCAAAACAAATGGCCAGGAAACTGGACTATGTGTATATAGATAGTGGTGCCATGTATCGTGCTATTACGCTCTATTTCATGCAGAACCGTGTAGACTGGGCTTCTCAGCCTGCTGTAGTAGCTGCGTTGGCAGATATTCACCTCGAATTCCTGTACAACACCCTCACCGGTGCCAGCGAAATGCACCTCAATGGTGAAAATGTGGAGCACCTGATACGCGAAATGCTCGTCGCAGAAAAAGTAAGTGAAGTAGCTGCCGTAAAAGAAGTACGGGAGTTTGCCGTAGCACAGCAGAAAAAAATGGGTACCCGCAAAGGCATCGTGATGGATGGCCGCGATATCGGTACTGTTGTATTCCCGCATGCCGAGCTCAAGATATTTATGACGGCAGATATCTCCATCCGGGTAGAACGCCGCTTTAAAGAGCTGTATGAAAAGAATAAAAACATCTCCATCGAGGAAGTAAAGGAAAATCTGGAGCTGAGAGATTATATCGATGCCAATCGCGAAATCAGCCCGCTCCGCAAAGCCGAAGATGCTATCATCCTGGATAACAGCCAGTTAAGCCGCGAAGAACAGATGGACCTGGTAATGCAATGGGTGGAAGATGCCATAATGGCCCATACTTCATGA
- a CDS encoding T9SS type A sorting domain-containing protein, with amino-acid sequence MGSAFTASAQQGVFIPAGGSVWLSGNSGVFSDLTNNGIFGSNPSTTLYFLSKKWTNGNGATLPDESADGRSGIGGKFLFSALNPLYGNMGQQTVFGSYSLASRQGTSFPNIELDNSAGLLLDDLSDLKIRNNLHFTNGYIFLNGWNLQVGENNPGTITGYNDRKFVVNGPGFAGGALYRTGINDAAAKVVFPVGTSTDNYSPAAILLSGATDMFSVRAYDSVYTVAAGGRAYRDSFVNRTWNITRTDNTGGEATVILQHMDKDELPGYAAARDSSYITRFTGGVWDQVPYIAALPKPGTLTTNGLADPATMHMRTFTGLGASEYFSKTVLVSKAKPAVFLLFEAYRIAPLMVQLDWTTSREVNNLLFEVERRYEREEVFTKIATVPTKALNGNSNVPLSYTLQDLNDYDGWTYYRIKAVSRSGKEVYSEIRAVPPFVQIDVFPNPNNGKFRVRIRGIRGPLFMQLRDTWSQLMRQYDIQQDNDLNVSDMPAGTYFMVIYHKETMKVAYTCKVIVVE; translated from the coding sequence ATGGGCAGTGCATTTACAGCATCTGCACAGCAGGGTGTCTTCATCCCCGCCGGTGGCTCTGTATGGCTGTCCGGCAATTCCGGTGTGTTTTCTGATCTCACGAATAATGGGATCTTCGGATCTAATCCTTCCACTACTTTATATTTCCTTAGCAAAAAGTGGACTAACGGTAACGGTGCTACGTTGCCTGATGAAAGTGCCGATGGCCGCTCTGGTATAGGTGGTAAATTCCTCTTCTCTGCCCTGAATCCGCTGTATGGCAATATGGGTCAGCAGACGGTTTTCGGCAGTTATAGCCTTGCCTCCAGGCAGGGTACAAGTTTCCCCAACATCGAACTCGACAATTCCGCAGGACTGCTACTCGATGATCTCAGCGATCTCAAAATCAGAAACAACCTGCATTTCACCAATGGTTATATTTTCCTCAACGGCTGGAATCTCCAGGTAGGAGAAAACAATCCCGGCACTATTACCGGATACAACGATAGGAAGTTTGTGGTGAATGGCCCCGGTTTTGCCGGTGGCGCACTCTACCGGACAGGCATAAACGATGCTGCTGCCAAAGTGGTATTCCCCGTAGGTACTTCTACTGATAACTATTCCCCGGCAGCTATTCTGTTGTCAGGCGCTACCGATATGTTCAGTGTGCGTGCCTACGACAGTGTGTACACCGTTGCTGCAGGCGGCCGCGCCTACCGCGACAGCTTCGTCAACAGAACCTGGAACATCACCCGCACAGACAATACCGGTGGTGAAGCTACGGTGATACTCCAGCACATGGATAAAGACGAACTGCCTGGCTATGCTGCTGCCCGTGATAGTAGTTACATCACCCGTTTTACCGGCGGAGTATGGGACCAGGTGCCTTATATTGCAGCCCTGCCCAAACCCGGCACCCTTACTACCAACGGCCTGGCAGACCCGGCCACCATGCATATGCGCACTTTCACCGGCCTCGGCGCCAGTGAATATTTCTCTAAAACAGTATTGGTCAGCAAAGCAAAACCTGCAGTATTCCTGCTCTTCGAAGCTTATCGTATAGCACCGCTCATGGTGCAGCTCGACTGGACCACCAGCAGGGAAGTCAACAATCTGTTGTTTGAAGTGGAACGCAGATACGAAAGAGAAGAAGTGTTCACAAAAATTGCCACTGTACCTACCAAAGCACTCAACGGCAACAGCAATGTGCCGCTCAGCTATACCCTCCAGGACCTCAACGATTACGATGGCTGGACCTATTACCGTATCAAGGCTGTGTCCAGAAGCGGCAAGGAAGTATACTCCGAAATCAGGGCGGTGCCACCATTTGTACAGATCGATGTATTCCCGAATCCGAACAATGGCAAGTTCAGGGTACGTATCCGTGGCATAAGAGGCCCGCTGTTTATGCAGCTCCGCGATACCTGGAGCCAGTTGATGCGCCAGTACGATATACAGCAGGATAATGACCTCAACGTGAGCGATATGCCAGCTGGTACTTACTTTATGGTCATCTATCATAAAGAGACCATGAAGGTGGCTTATACCTGCAAGGTAATCGTGGTGGAATAA
- a CDS encoding ATP-dependent Clp protease ATP-binding subunit, whose translation MDQNFSPQVKEIISFSREEALRLGNDFIGTEHLLLGIIREGEGTAVKILQALNVDLYELRKEVELAVKDKTGKNIANINSLPLTRQAEKVIRVTVLEAKALKSATVETEHLMLSILKNKENVCTQILQQFDVDYDTFKNELGFVKSADPKSEFDDPGEEEFEDERKSYASKAKQTNTKSKTPVLDNFGRDITKLAESGSLDPIVGREQEIERVSQILSRRKKNNPILIGEPGVGKTAIVEGLALRIVQRKVSRVLFDKRVVSLDLAALVAGTKYRGQFEERMKAIMNELEKNRDVILFIDEIHTIVGAGGASGSLDASNIFKPALARGELQCIGASTLDEYRMYIEKDGALDRRFQKVMVEPPSVEETIQILNNIKPRYEEYHNVSYTDAAIDACVKLSDRYMTDRLLPDKAIDVLDEVGARVHLKNINVPQNILDLEKQIEDIKQEKNKVVKSQRFEEAAALRDTEKKLGEDLERAKAMWEEEVKHKRYPIDEEAIAEVVSMMTGIPVKRMVQAETEKLRRMGEDLKGAVVGQDDAISKVTKAIQRNRVGLKDPKKPIGTFIFLGPTGVGKTELAKSLARYMFDSDEALIRIDMSEYMEKFSVSRLIGAPPGYVGYEEGGQLTEKVRRKPYSVILLDEIEKAHPDIYNLLLQVLDDGILTDGLGRKVDFKNTLIIMTSNIGARQLKDFGAGVGFTTSAKSMSEEENTKSVIEKALKRTFSPEFLNRIDDVIIFNSLSKEHIYTIIDITMKSVLKRLNNLGFSLELTDEAKGFLADKGYDQQFGARPLHRAIQKYLEDPLAEEILNMNIHDGDVLVADLDKENQKLVFTLQNNSSKSKSEKSEA comes from the coding sequence ATGGACCAGAATTTTTCACCGCAAGTTAAGGAGATCATTTCGTTCAGCAGAGAGGAAGCTTTACGCCTGGGAAATGATTTCATCGGTACTGAACACCTGCTGTTAGGTATTATTCGCGAAGGCGAAGGCACGGCCGTAAAGATTCTGCAGGCTTTAAACGTAGACCTATACGAATTACGTAAAGAAGTAGAATTAGCTGTAAAAGATAAGACTGGAAAAAATATCGCCAATATTAACAGTCTCCCCCTGACCAGACAGGCTGAGAAAGTCATCAGGGTTACGGTCCTCGAAGCTAAAGCACTTAAAAGTGCTACCGTGGAAACCGAACACCTCATGCTTTCCATACTCAAGAACAAGGAAAACGTTTGTACACAAATCTTACAACAATTTGACGTGGACTACGATACTTTTAAAAACGAACTGGGCTTTGTAAAGTCTGCTGACCCTAAATCAGAATTCGACGATCCGGGCGAAGAAGAGTTTGAAGACGAAAGAAAGAGTTACGCTTCCAAAGCCAAACAAACCAATACCAAGTCCAAAACGCCCGTACTGGATAACTTTGGTAGGGATATCACTAAGCTGGCCGAAAGTGGCAGCCTTGACCCCATAGTAGGCCGCGAACAGGAAATTGAACGCGTTTCCCAGATCCTGTCACGCCGTAAAAAGAACAACCCCATCCTTATTGGCGAACCCGGTGTGGGTAAAACAGCCATCGTGGAAGGCCTCGCGCTGCGCATCGTTCAGCGTAAAGTGTCCCGCGTACTGTTCGACAAACGGGTGGTAAGCCTCGACCTCGCTGCCCTGGTAGCCGGTACCAAATACCGCGGCCAGTTTGAAGAAAGGATGAAGGCCATCATGAACGAACTCGAAAAGAACCGTGATGTTATCCTGTTCATCGACGAAATTCATACCATCGTAGGTGCAGGCGGTGCTTCCGGCTCCCTCGATGCCTCCAACATATTCAAACCAGCCCTCGCCAGAGGCGAACTCCAATGCATCGGTGCCTCCACACTGGACGAATACCGCATGTATATCGAGAAAGACGGCGCCCTGGACCGCCGTTTCCAGAAAGTAATGGTAGAACCACCCAGCGTGGAAGAAACCATACAGATCCTCAATAATATCAAGCCCCGTTATGAAGAATATCATAACGTAAGCTATACCGATGCTGCCATCGATGCATGCGTGAAACTCAGCGACCGCTACATGACCGACCGCCTGTTGCCCGACAAGGCCATAGACGTACTCGATGAAGTAGGCGCCAGAGTACACCTCAAAAACATCAACGTGCCGCAGAATATCCTCGACCTGGAAAAACAGATCGAAGACATCAAGCAGGAAAAAAATAAAGTCGTTAAAAGTCAACGCTTCGAAGAAGCCGCTGCGCTGCGCGATACTGAAAAGAAACTGGGTGAAGACCTGGAACGCGCTAAAGCCATGTGGGAAGAAGAAGTGAAACATAAACGCTACCCGATCGACGAAGAAGCTATCGCGGAAGTTGTCAGCATGATGACCGGTATCCCTGTAAAAAGGATGGTACAGGCCGAAACAGAGAAACTCCGCCGCATGGGCGAAGATCTCAAAGGCGCCGTGGTTGGCCAGGACGATGCTATCAGCAAAGTCACCAAAGCTATCCAACGTAACCGCGTAGGCCTGAAAGATCCGAAAAAACCAATCGGTACCTTTATCTTCCTCGGTCCTACCGGTGTAGGTAAAACAGAGCTGGCCAAATCCCTGGCCCGCTACATGTTCGACTCCGATGAAGCACTCATCCGTATAGACATGAGTGAATACATGGAGAAATTCTCTGTAAGCCGCCTCATTGGTGCGCCTCCGGGATATGTAGGATATGAAGAAGGTGGTCAGCTGACCGAAAAAGTTCGGCGCAAACCATACTCCGTAATCCTGCTCGACGAAATCGAAAAAGCACATCCGGATATCTATAACCTCCTCCTGCAGGTGCTCGATGATGGTATCCTCACCGATGGCCTCGGCCGTAAAGTGGATTTCAAAAATACCCTCATCATCATGACCTCCAACATCGGTGCCCGCCAGTTAAAAGACTTCGGCGCCGGCGTAGGGTTCACCACCTCCGCTAAATCAATGAGCGAAGAGGAAAATACCAAATCAGTGATCGAAAAAGCACTGAAAAGGACCTTCTCTCCGGAATTCCTTAACAGAATCGATGATGTGATCATCTTTAACTCTCTGAGCAAAGAACATATCTATACCATCATCGATATCACCATGAAGAGCGTGCTCAAACGCCTCAACAACCTGGGCTTCAGCCTCGAACTGACAGACGAAGCAAAAGGCTTCCTCGCAGACAAAGGCTACGACCAGCAGTTCGGCGCCAGACCACTTCACAGGGCCATCCAGAAATACCTGGAAGACCCGCTGGCAGAAGAAATTCTGAATATGAACATCCATGATGGCGATGTCCTGGTTGCTGACCTCGACAAAGAAAACCAGAAACTGGTGTTCACCTTACAGAACAATTCTTCCAAAAGCAAATCAGAGAAATCTGAAGCGTAA
- a CDS encoding STAS domain-containing protein, with amino-acid sequence MKFKIDTKEKIVVFCPEEAALDANLSDQFVTTLSTLPELSTRNLILDLKLVEKMDDSGIQAILTVYQHIYDNSRSCAITGLNSALTKELKEAGGDMLNIAPTMAEAIDLIMMEELERELLDGMD; translated from the coding sequence ATGAAATTCAAAATTGATACCAAAGAAAAAATTGTTGTTTTTTGTCCTGAAGAAGCTGCTTTGGATGCTAATTTGTCAGATCAGTTTGTTACTACCCTGAGCACACTGCCAGAGCTTAGCACCCGCAATCTCATACTGGACTTGAAATTGGTGGAAAAAATGGACGATTCCGGCATTCAAGCCATTTTAACAGTATACCAGCATATATATGACAATAGCCGTTCCTGCGCCATCACTGGCCTTAACAGTGCTTTAACAAAGGAGCTGAAGGAAGCAGGTGGCGATATGCTCAACATCGCACCTACCATGGCAGAAGCCATAGACCTGATTATGATGGAAGAGCTGGAAAGAGAGCTTCTGGACGGAATGGATTAA
- a CDS encoding ribonuclease Z, whose protein sequence is MFAVTILGNNSAIPTLDRHPTAQIITCDDQLLLVDCGEGTQLQIAKYRIKRTKLRYIFISHLHGDHYFGLIGLLNTLNLMGRTEPLSIYAPPELEPIIQLQLDCSGTMLQYELSFVPLQAGYSGVILEDKDLTVSCFPTQHRISCFGFSISMQKKKRKLIPEQAKAYEIPAAYYGKLQEGADYTRKDGSIVKNDWVTLPPVKGKRYVYCADTLYDTGLLPWLKDADLVYHETTYLHDLETRAAERFHSTTVQAASLAAAAGAKKLLIGHFSSKYTDLQPFLEETRPVFASTDIAEEGVTYYV, encoded by the coding sequence ATGTTTGCAGTTACAATATTAGGCAACAACTCTGCCATACCCACGTTGGACAGACACCCTACCGCACAGATCATCACATGCGACGACCAATTATTATTGGTGGATTGCGGAGAAGGAACACAGCTACAGATCGCTAAATACCGGATTAAACGTACCAAACTACGGTACATTTTTATCAGCCATTTGCATGGTGATCACTATTTCGGACTGATAGGTTTGCTGAATACCCTGAACCTGATGGGGCGGACCGAACCACTCAGTATCTATGCCCCACCGGAACTGGAACCTATCATCCAGCTGCAGCTGGACTGCTCCGGCACGATGTTGCAGTATGAACTGTCATTTGTGCCGCTGCAGGCGGGCTACAGCGGCGTTATTCTGGAAGACAAGGACCTCACCGTGAGCTGTTTTCCTACCCAGCACCGGATTTCCTGCTTTGGTTTTTCCATCAGCATGCAGAAAAAAAAGCGGAAACTAATACCAGAGCAGGCCAAAGCCTACGAGATTCCGGCTGCCTACTACGGTAAACTGCAGGAAGGAGCGGATTATACCCGTAAAGACGGCAGCATCGTTAAAAACGACTGGGTGACCCTGCCTCCCGTAAAAGGCAAGCGGTATGTGTATTGTGCAGATACCCTGTACGATACCGGCCTGCTGCCCTGGCTGAAAGATGCCGATCTGGTTTATCATGAGACAACCTATCTGCATGACCTGGAAACACGGGCGGCAGAGCGTTTTCACAGCACCACCGTGCAGGCCGCTTCCCTGGCCGCAGCAGCCGGTGCCAAAAAACTGCTGATAGGTCATTTCTCCTCCAAATACACTGACCTTCAGCCTTTCCTGGAAGAAACACGGCCTGTATTTGCATCAACAGATATCGCGGAAGAAGGCGTCACTTATTACGTATAA
- the dapA gene encoding 4-hydroxy-tetrahydrodipicolinate synthase encodes MEQLKGTGVALVTPFKADESIDWNALEKLINYVIDGGVDYVVSLGTTGETPTLSADEKLDLIKFTFEKVSKRVPVVVGIGDYNTRDVVKRLEKCPLDEAAAILSVSPYYSKPTQEGIIQHYKTIAAASPKPIILYNVPGRTGRNMTAETTLRLAHEVENIIAMKEASGDMAQCMQIIRDKPEGFLVLSGDDALALAQLACGMDGVISVAANYFAKDFSAMVNAALGNNFPAARALHYKMLKGFDLMFCENNPTGIKAFLSHAGIIENKFRLPVLPADDAVYQQIGAYLKQY; translated from the coding sequence ATGGAACAGTTAAAAGGCACCGGGGTGGCATTGGTTACACCCTTTAAAGCAGATGAAAGCATAGACTGGAATGCTTTGGAAAAGCTGATCAATTATGTGATCGATGGCGGCGTAGACTACGTTGTGTCTTTAGGCACTACCGGCGAAACGCCCACTCTTTCTGCAGATGAAAAGCTGGATTTGATAAAATTCACTTTCGAAAAGGTGTCGAAGCGGGTGCCGGTGGTTGTTGGCATCGGCGATTATAATACCCGGGATGTGGTAAAAAGACTGGAAAAATGCCCACTGGATGAAGCGGCCGCTATCCTTAGCGTATCCCCTTACTACAGCAAACCTACCCAGGAAGGTATCATTCAGCACTATAAAACTATTGCTGCAGCTTCTCCCAAGCCAATCATTCTCTACAACGTACCCGGTCGTACAGGCCGCAACATGACCGCAGAAACCACGCTGCGTCTGGCGCACGAAGTGGAAAATATCATCGCTATGAAAGAAGCTTCCGGTGATATGGCACAGTGCATGCAGATCATTCGCGACAAACCGGAAGGTTTCCTCGTGCTCAGTGGGGATGATGCCCTCGCCCTCGCCCAGCTCGCCTGCGGCATGGACGGCGTGATCTCTGTGGCTGCTAACTACTTTGCAAAGGATTTCTCCGCTATGGTAAATGCTGCACTGGGGAATAATTTCCCTGCTGCCCGCGCACTGCACTACAAAATGCTGAAAGGTTTTGACCTGATGTTCTGCGAGAACAACCCTACTGGCATCAAAGCATTTCTGAGCCATGCCGGCATCATCGAAAATAAATTCCGCCTGCCGGTTTTACCTGCGGATGATGCAGTATATCAGCAGATAGGAGCGTATCTCAAACAATACTAA
- a CDS encoding acetyl-CoA carboxylase carboxyltransferase subunit alpha produces the protein MQFLDFEKPIADLYDQLAKLKENGEKSGVDVSATVKEYEQKIEDTRLNIYTHLTAFQRVQLSRHPDRPYTLAYIEKMCTNFVELHGDRNVKDDKAMVGGFADLDGETVMFIGQQKGVNTKMRQLRNFGMANPEGYRKALRLMKLAERFNKPIVTLIDTPGAYPGLEAEERGQAEAIARNIFEMVKLRVPVICVIIGEGASGGALGIGIGDKVVMLENSWYTVISPENCSTILWRSWNFKEKAAEELKLTPDYMKKFGLVDGVVREPLGGAHVNPDEMASILKTYIKETLAELKKIDPDVRIEQRIDKFSGMGFYEEH, from the coding sequence ATGCAATTCCTGGATTTCGAAAAACCTATCGCGGATTTATATGACCAGCTGGCTAAGCTGAAGGAGAATGGTGAAAAATCCGGGGTGGATGTTTCTGCCACTGTGAAAGAATATGAGCAGAAAATTGAGGACACCCGTCTCAACATCTACACCCATCTCACTGCCTTCCAGCGTGTACAGCTCAGCCGTCATCCGGATAGGCCGTATACTTTGGCGTATATCGAAAAAATGTGCACCAACTTCGTGGAACTGCACGGCGACCGGAATGTGAAAGACGACAAAGCCATGGTAGGTGGCTTTGCTGACCTGGATGGAGAAACCGTGATGTTTATCGGTCAGCAGAAAGGCGTGAACACTAAAATGCGCCAGCTCAGGAACTTTGGTATGGCCAACCCTGAAGGTTACCGTAAGGCGCTTCGCCTCATGAAACTGGCGGAAAGATTCAACAAGCCTATTGTTACCCTCATCGATACTCCCGGCGCTTATCCGGGCCTGGAAGCTGAAGAAAGAGGACAGGCAGAAGCCATTGCCCGCAATATCTTCGAAATGGTGAAACTCCGTGTTCCGGTGATCTGCGTTATCATCGGTGAAGGTGCTTCCGGTGGCGCTTTAGGCATCGGTATCGGCGACAAGGTGGTAATGCTGGAAAACAGCTGGTATACTGTTATCTCTCCCGAAAACTGCTCCACCATCCTCTGGCGTAGCTGGAACTTCAAAGAGAAAGCGGCCGAAGAGCTCAAACTCACGCCTGACTACATGAAAAAATTCGGTCTGGTAGATGGTGTTGTCCGTGAACCGCTCGGTGGTGCCCACGTAAACCCCGATGAGATGGCCAGCATCCTCAAAACTTATATCAAAGAAACACTCGCAGAACTGAAGAAAATTGATCCCGATGTACGTATCGAACAAAGGATCGATAAGTTCTCTGGTATGGGCTTTTACGAAGAACACTAA
- a CDS encoding archaemetzincin, translated as MRFSRPSIICTKTILLLLLSSFLSCHNRKEKNPMHYFDAIAANDIKMGKPREGEWLFRHKEKGQTFEAYKKCRLVKPTQDKSVLYLLPVGDFTELQQKALLATRQYTAIFFQLKTVLLPPVSDKTVPSFAMRQEEDGHMQLLAPYLLDSLLKGKIPQDGIALHAISAQDLYPQNDWNYVFGLASYVDSVGITSIYRLQNQQLDTANFKLCLRRLMKITSHEIGHILSLRHCIYAKCRMNGTNSLDETDQTPARLCSECQRKLFYNIGYDNVQRLKQLIHFCQDNGLENDAAVFKTDLDAIE; from the coding sequence ATGCGCTTCTCCAGGCCCTCCATCATCTGCACCAAAACCATCCTGCTCCTGCTACTATCTTCTTTTTTGTCCTGCCACAACAGGAAAGAAAAAAATCCGATGCATTACTTTGACGCCATCGCAGCCAATGATATCAAAATGGGTAAACCCAGAGAAGGGGAATGGCTTTTCAGACACAAAGAGAAAGGACAGACTTTTGAAGCCTATAAAAAATGTCGCCTGGTAAAGCCAACACAAGACAAGTCGGTGCTTTACCTGCTGCCGGTGGGCGATTTCACCGAACTTCAGCAAAAAGCATTACTGGCCACCCGGCAATACACCGCCATTTTCTTTCAGTTAAAAACAGTGCTGCTGCCACCTGTTTCAGACAAAACCGTTCCCTCGTTTGCCATGCGCCAGGAAGAAGACGGTCATATGCAGTTACTGGCCCCCTATTTACTGGACAGCCTTCTCAAAGGCAAAATACCCCAAGACGGTATTGCCCTGCACGCCATCAGCGCCCAGGACCTGTATCCACAAAATGACTGGAATTATGTATTCGGACTAGCCTCCTATGTCGATAGCGTGGGTATCACTTCTATATACCGGTTACAAAACCAACAGCTGGATACTGCTAACTTCAAACTATGTCTGAGAAGATTAATGAAAATTACATCGCATGAAATTGGGCATATACTGTCACTACGCCATTGCATATACGCAAAATGCAGAATGAATGGCACCAACAGTCTGGATGAAACCGATCAAACTCCCGCCCGCCTTTGCTCCGAATGTCAGCGAAAATTGTTTTATAACATTGGCTATGATAATGTACAACGGTTGAAACAGCTGATCCACTTCTGCCAGGACAATGGACTGGAAAATGATGCAGCGGTTTTTAAAACAGACCTTGATGCCATTGAATAA
- a CDS encoding DMP19 family protein has translation MQQDEQRKAFDDYSYKLVEKLFSQHEGKLDKLSEKEQEVVRIWRLEADMYNGGFLQYFCNWGYDNFLETQKILQQLGAVKCLQIITEYESTIAVVQDDERLTALWDIPKYLGDYLTVEQEQRLEELDNLYWDNPDDLQLLCYNYYLKPNE, from the coding sequence ATGCAACAGGATGAACAAAGAAAAGCATTTGATGATTATTCCTATAAGCTGGTGGAGAAACTGTTCTCTCAGCATGAAGGAAAGCTGGACAAACTCTCTGAAAAAGAGCAGGAAGTAGTCAGGATCTGGCGACTGGAAGCAGATATGTATAACGGCGGTTTTTTACAGTATTTCTGCAACTGGGGCTATGATAATTTTCTCGAAACACAGAAGATATTACAACAGTTAGGCGCCGTTAAATGTCTTCAGATTATTACGGAGTATGAATCCACTATCGCCGTGGTGCAGGATGATGAAAGGCTGACGGCATTATGGGATATCCCCAAATACCTGGGAGACTATCTGACAGTAGAACAGGAGCAAAGGCTGGAGGAACTGGATAATCTATATTGGGATAATCCGGATGATCTGCAGTTATTATGTTACAATTATTATCTGAAACCAAATGAATAA
- a CDS encoding carboxymuconolactone decarboxylase family protein: protein MNTFLPPIEHPKGLIMKLVYFLTRKQFGKVLTPLKVHAARLPLSFGMFYNKVSQLDKKLSLSMETVMLVRQHVARLNICLFCIDIARYKALETSMNDAKIDALAEYSTSPLFTQAEKALLDYATELTVDKKVDPGTFARLALYYSEREICEIVWLVASEHLYNMTNIGLDIHSDMLCKIPQKK from the coding sequence ATGAATACTTTTCTTCCTCCTATTGAGCATCCTAAAGGACTGATAATGAAGCTTGTTTATTTTTTAACCCGTAAACAGTTCGGTAAAGTGCTGACCCCGCTGAAGGTACATGCCGCGCGGCTTCCTTTGTCATTTGGCATGTTTTACAATAAAGTGAGCCAACTGGATAAAAAGCTGAGTTTATCAATGGAAACCGTCATGCTGGTGCGTCAGCATGTAGCCAGACTGAACATCTGCCTTTTTTGCATAGATATTGCCCGTTATAAAGCGTTGGAAACTTCCATGAACGATGCAAAAATAGACGCACTGGCAGAATACAGTACTAGTCCGCTTTTCACGCAGGCCGAAAAAGCATTGCTGGACTATGCAACCGAACTGACAGTAGATAAAAAAGTAGATCCGGGTACCTTTGCCCGGCTGGCCTTATACTATTCTGAAAGAGAGATCTGTGAGATCGTATGGCTGGTTGCCAGTGAGCACCTGTACAATATGACCAATATCGGGTTAGATATCCATTCAGACATGCTTTGCAAAATCCCGCAGAAAAAATAA
- a CDS encoding UBP-type zinc finger domain-containing protein produces MALCSHLQAITSIKTPKAYVCEECIKHDGVWVHLRTCQTCGATLCCDDSPARHMTQHYHLTDHPVIASAEPGEQWLWCYKDDVFAEY; encoded by the coding sequence ATGGCACTTTGTTCTCATCTGCAAGCTATTACCAGTATCAAAACCCCCAAAGCATATGTGTGCGAAGAATGTATCAAACACGACGGCGTCTGGGTACATCTGCGCACCTGCCAGACCTGTGGCGCCACCCTTTGTTGCGATGATTCTCCCGCCAGGCACATGACGCAGCATTACCATCTGACGGACCATCCTGTTATCGCTTCGGCAGAACCAGGTGAACAATGGCTCTGGTGTTATAAAGATGATGTCTTCGCGGAATATTAG